From a region of the Tepidisphaeraceae bacterium genome:
- a CDS encoding malectin domain-containing carbohydrate-binding protein, which yields MLKLPLATAVAALSLSLFGPGPSPAFELVLEKSKPDLNIGVYPVEANLWRSQRMGHPAATTDADRVWSGPDFFESEYGKPADFSSDIVAEHGYHSGKYEIENGALVAHTGDKGFSFGFGGIPGNLERPSVRLGASWGKNIKDVYRLRIVVEQNDVEATDWVFQIASDMSYRQPVPFKIEGKGRQAFELDVSKVRDISATLSQLQGFKLECKTPDATLRIDEVKLAPSSANTYFRRTFTLPDKPVRAHVSFDNWSVYDLYINGAKVDSGNFVYPAHGIRHVDLTPHLKAGANTIAYHRQHYFWAKDAVRNILFEGVAISRDGGVTRILADTEWKTTLKEHPNWMQADFDDSQWDAAKLAGPPMGRMWDNTKVADPYDPRHMGLLDVSPAGRQYPLFDHSEPATFSVRLPAGLPAGHRVQVEAFRAGTEDRVETASAGGPKAAGDFNEHTVALNTRKVGPYRLIWTLFDPQGQPVDTRRDELVIIGPVAQDRLPLSTFEQELEKRLTRVVHIDCTAEPDPDEFLDHAGMNKKPRLNLGHVRTANGMTYRETGPQYRDYFSYRLPPLERGKPHLVEIVVPDDETRTIYSGVVEALPLHFWNNPLGMGGWNTTGSAKTGAIYPLTNTLRKIRYVYYPVGGAAGVVVMNGLDLNRAAAAEINVYRIEGGLPALQVPESEREFGYHLERMTVNTRSLGSENPIEAAPPIPLNGHRDAWYHWYRIFERKIRWLRFQGQNMTVEGAYMYSEPHVPLSRPSEYIANQDFDAMALGIKMYAHNGIKVYLGFEYTYDPAYAVDGVDTTSDRRAWLGEPTLQLADKHGRSISTRTWGSANFLHPTVQKYFHGVIGEIHDRYKDVGPVAGVYMPAGFWWMPGFNRSLFRNQVNTDIGYDDYTVSMFERERGIKLDIDPHDPKRFGKRYDALMGQHKGAWMKWRAEKMEQALTDVRDIITKDSPSWKLLVAPRSTRVDQNPFDTVESTRAQRDSDAEDLYYQFEVDLDAYPPDSGIRMVPGFTTPGWQSPQPGSNFINRRGPMLNSGTHAAVRKAGAFTVSGALDEMDCPAGAADRWIWSTTARGVFIARGIEDNAMDDFVDVFAHAPVDTVIFGWIDQNLEMSFGPQHRRFAKALYATPKVDFEPLAEDRARGITAQIAPAAGGHWLRLINNTPYPVQGVVLSDATSVDDKVMDRRLTVSTDGAVRSFGLDLPANEMRVLFVTGGDPDSIRCDFAVTDDVLAQLVQRAEAALNDAVTNELLEPPHVTALRDAIAANDGPALHRLMGSWEIGMRIASSDVLSKAMVNQRKLLHTLQGGGTARINFGAASEYRDGEGNVWLSDQERISDKAYGRSGGTVVNRLAHAIGNTTAPQVYLSEIYGDKFTYAVPLPDGEYDVSVHFAETYAPNDAAGVRPFEVKVGAGSPDKIDIFKQAGGQFRAFVLKKPTVSVDGGTLQLEFGGDAVANGLSVKRSDRGGR from the coding sequence ATGCTTAAGCTGCCGCTCGCCACCGCCGTTGCCGCACTGTCGCTGTCCCTGTTCGGGCCGGGGCCCAGCCCGGCCTTTGAACTGGTTCTTGAGAAGTCCAAGCCCGATCTCAACATCGGCGTCTACCCCGTAGAGGCGAACCTCTGGCGCAGCCAGCGCATGGGACACCCGGCCGCCACTACCGACGCCGACCGCGTCTGGTCGGGCCCGGATTTCTTCGAGAGCGAGTACGGAAAGCCGGCCGACTTCTCGAGCGACATCGTCGCCGAGCACGGCTACCACAGCGGCAAGTACGAGATCGAGAACGGCGCGCTCGTCGCCCACACTGGCGACAAGGGCTTCTCGTTCGGCTTTGGCGGCATCCCCGGCAATCTCGAGCGTCCTAGCGTTCGGCTGGGGGCCAGCTGGGGCAAGAACATCAAGGACGTCTACCGGCTGCGCATCGTGGTCGAGCAGAACGACGTCGAGGCGACCGACTGGGTCTTCCAGATCGCGTCCGACATGTCCTATCGCCAGCCCGTTCCGTTCAAGATCGAGGGAAAGGGACGGCAGGCGTTCGAGCTCGACGTGAGCAAAGTGCGCGACATATCCGCCACGCTGAGCCAACTGCAGGGGTTCAAGCTCGAGTGCAAGACGCCCGACGCAACGCTTCGCATCGACGAGGTGAAGCTGGCTCCCTCGTCGGCCAACACCTACTTCCGCAGGACGTTCACGCTGCCCGACAAGCCGGTGCGCGCTCATGTCTCGTTCGACAACTGGTCGGTTTACGACCTTTACATCAACGGCGCGAAGGTCGACTCCGGCAACTTCGTCTATCCGGCCCACGGCATTCGTCACGTCGACCTGACGCCGCACCTGAAGGCCGGCGCAAACACGATCGCCTACCACCGTCAGCACTACTTCTGGGCCAAGGATGCGGTGCGCAACATCCTGTTTGAGGGCGTGGCGATCTCCCGCGACGGCGGCGTCACGCGCATCCTGGCCGACACCGAGTGGAAGACGACGTTGAAGGAACATCCGAACTGGATGCAGGCGGACTTCGACGATTCCCAGTGGGACGCGGCCAAGCTGGCCGGCCCGCCCATGGGACGAATGTGGGATAACACGAAGGTCGCCGACCCGTACGACCCGCGGCACATGGGTTTGCTCGACGTCTCGCCCGCCGGCCGGCAGTACCCGCTCTTCGATCACAGCGAACCGGCCACCTTCTCCGTCCGCCTGCCGGCGGGGCTGCCAGCAGGACACCGCGTCCAGGTGGAGGCCTTCCGCGCGGGCACCGAGGATCGCGTCGAGACCGCATCGGCCGGCGGGCCCAAAGCGGCCGGGGACTTCAACGAGCACACCGTTGCGCTGAACACGCGCAAGGTGGGGCCGTACCGGTTGATCTGGACGCTCTTCGATCCGCAGGGCCAGCCGGTCGACACGCGGCGTGACGAGTTGGTCATCATCGGACCCGTCGCGCAGGACCGGTTGCCGCTGTCGACGTTCGAGCAGGAACTGGAGAAGCGGCTGACGCGCGTGGTCCACATCGACTGCACGGCCGAGCCGGACCCCGATGAGTTCCTCGACCACGCGGGCATGAACAAGAAGCCGCGCCTGAACCTGGGGCACGTCCGGACCGCCAACGGCATGACCTACCGGGAGACCGGTCCGCAGTACCGCGACTACTTCAGCTATCGCCTGCCACCGCTGGAGCGCGGCAAGCCGCATCTAGTCGAGATCGTCGTGCCCGATGACGAGACGCGGACGATCTACTCCGGCGTCGTGGAGGCGCTCCCGCTGCACTTCTGGAACAACCCGCTGGGCATGGGTGGATGGAACACCACCGGCAGCGCCAAGACCGGCGCGATCTACCCGCTGACCAACACGCTGCGCAAGATCCGCTACGTCTACTACCCCGTGGGCGGGGCGGCGGGCGTCGTCGTGATGAACGGCCTCGACCTCAACCGCGCCGCCGCGGCGGAGATCAACGTCTACCGCATCGAGGGCGGGCTGCCCGCGCTTCAGGTCCCCGAGAGCGAGCGCGAGTTCGGGTATCACCTGGAACGGATGACGGTCAACACGCGTTCGCTTGGGTCGGAGAACCCGATCGAGGCCGCGCCGCCGATCCCGCTGAACGGCCACCGCGACGCGTGGTACCACTGGTACCGCATCTTCGAGCGCAAGATCCGGTGGCTGCGCTTCCAGGGCCAGAACATGACGGTGGAAGGCGCCTACATGTACAGCGAGCCGCACGTGCCGCTGTCGCGCCCGTCGGAGTACATCGCCAACCAAGACTTCGACGCGATGGCGTTGGGCATCAAGATGTACGCCCACAATGGCATCAAGGTCTACCTCGGCTTCGAGTACACGTACGACCCCGCCTACGCCGTCGACGGCGTCGACACCACCAGCGACCGGCGCGCGTGGCTCGGCGAGCCGACGCTGCAACTGGCCGACAAGCACGGGCGCTCGATCTCGACGCGCACGTGGGGCAGCGCCAACTTCCTGCACCCCACGGTCCAGAAGTACTTCCACGGCGTGATCGGCGAGATCCACGACCGCTACAAGGACGTCGGCCCGGTCGCCGGCGTCTACATGCCCGCGGGCTTCTGGTGGATGCCGGGGTTCAACCGGTCGCTGTTCCGCAACCAGGTGAACACCGACATCGGCTACGACGACTACACGGTCTCGATGTTCGAGAGGGAACGGGGCATCAAGCTGGACATCGACCCGCACGACCCCAAGCGGTTCGGCAAGCGCTACGACGCGCTCATGGGCCAGCACAAGGGCGCCTGGATGAAGTGGCGCGCCGAGAAGATGGAGCAGGCGCTGACGGACGTTCGCGACATCATCACGAAGGATTCGCCGTCGTGGAAGCTGCTGGTGGCGCCGCGCAGCACGCGGGTGGACCAGAACCCGTTCGACACGGTCGAGTCCACGCGGGCCCAGCGCGATTCGGACGCGGAGGACCTGTACTACCAGTTCGAGGTGGACCTTGATGCGTACCCGCCCGACAGCGGCATCCGGATGGTCCCGGGCTTCACCACGCCCGGCTGGCAGAGCCCGCAGCCCGGCAGCAACTTCATCAACCGTCGCGGGCCGATGTTGAATTCCGGTACCCATGCCGCCGTTCGCAAGGCGGGCGCGTTTACCGTGTCGGGCGCGCTGGACGAGATGGACTGCCCGGCCGGCGCGGCCGACCGGTGGATCTGGTCGACCACGGCGCGCGGCGTCTTCATTGCCCGGGGCATCGAAGATAACGCGATGGATGACTTCGTCGACGTGTTTGCTCATGCCCCCGTCGATACGGTCATCTTCGGCTGGATCGACCAGAACCTGGAGATGAGCTTCGGCCCGCAGCACCGTCGCTTTGCCAAGGCGCTTTACGCGACCCCAAAGGTCGACTTCGAGCCACTGGCCGAAGACCGCGCCCGCGGCATTACCGCGCAGATCGCGCCCGCGGCCGGCGGGCATTGGCTGCGGCTGATCAACAACACGCCGTATCCGGTTCAGGGCGTGGTGCTATCCGATGCCACGAGCGTGGACGACAAGGTGATGGACCGGCGGCTGACGGTTAGCACGGATGGTGCAGTCCGAAGCTTTGGACTGGACCTGCCAGCAAACGAGATGCGCGTCCTCTTCGTCACCGGTGGCGATCCCGATTCCATCCGATGCGACTTCGCAGTGACCGACGACGTGCTGGCCCAGTTGGTTCAGCGGGCCGAGGCGGCCTTGAACGACGCAGTTACCAACGAGCTGCTTGAGCCACCGCACGTCACGGCATTGCGGGATGCGATCGCAGCGAATGACGGGCCCGCGCTTCACCGGCTGATGGGTAGCTGGGAAATTGGGATGCGCATCGCCTCGTCCGACGTGCTCAGCAAGGCGATGGTGAATCAGCGGAAGCTGCTCCACACGCTGCAAGGTGGGGGGACCGCGCGGATCAACTTTGGCGCCGCTTCGGAGTATCGCGACGGCGAAGGCAACGTCTGGCTTTCAGACCAAGAACGCATCAGCGACAAGGCGTACGGCCGCAGCGGTGGCACCGTGGTGAATCGCCTGGCGCACGCGATCGGAAATACGACAGCGCCGCAGGTCTACCTCAGCGAGATCTACGGCGACAAGTTCACCTACGCCGTGCCGCTGCCGGATGGTGAATATGACGTCTCAGTTCACTTCGCCGAGACATACGCGCCGAACGATGCCGCCGGCGTTCGCCCGTTCGAGGTGAAGGTCGGGGCGGGTTCGCCTGACAAGATCGACATCTTCAAACAGGCCGGCGGCCAGTTCCGGGCGTTCGTGCTAAAAAAGCCGACCGTTAGCGTCGACGGAGGCACGCTACAACTCGAGTTCGGCGGCGACGCCGTGGCGAACGGGTTATCAGTGAAGCGATCAGACCGTGGCGGTCGATAG